A stretch of the Lolium perenne isolate Kyuss_39 chromosome 3, Kyuss_2.0, whole genome shotgun sequence genome encodes the following:
- the LOC127341241 gene encoding uncharacterized protein: MEEQVSRGAVELRRSYHATHYPNACADHAGPEDPGDLLEVAEPHDQPAHVVTDLDPCEIAHRALDLMFPRDDDDWSSWSAREEGTSDDDDVETVQVIDGDEEETDCPGENVVDDCSTEEGSDYDDDRQVIDDDEETNCPGKLYPESEADEIERKWAKSTFQQFVEYTNIWEEIMALGDEDDTPLPPRPMKVFPDATGACVLGLDCHHRVYRTHDTSTTPSTLGYRTPEAMLQIFSLCLSSSEPSCPTSVYGIFAIRDNFDPRRNYVFNRARVDAVAVQKQESFVLPLCSPCRGMYVSDKALLEVDLWENKEGDESADKQQISAYVEINIVLEHDFLFCGRIPGDKCNLDITYTVLSRSVEAVIQVYAKVDHPHHVRFTAFSTGYCKDGVMLLDDKLFGSEKLFQHIVAVKANEELDVVLEVDNSLFKWTFRDEYVGAVISPDDSIFDYGLFFVRVLFAPKDSN; encoded by the exons ATGGAGGAGCAAGTCTCCCGTGGAGCAGTGGAGCTTCGCCGTTCATATCACGCTACCCACTACCCTAACGCCTGCGCGGATCATGCCGGCCCGGAAGACCCAGGCGATCTCCTGGAGGTTGCCGAGCCCCACGACCAGCCGGCGCACGTCGTCACTG ATTTAGATCCTTGTGAAATTGCCCACCGTGCCTTGGACCTCATGTTCCCACGCGATGACGACGATTGGAGCAGCTGGAGCGCAAGGGAGGAGGGTACTAGTGACGACGACGATGTTGAGACTGTACAAGTGATAGACGGGGACGAGGAGGAGACGGATTGCCCAG GGGAAAATGTAGTCGATGACTGTAGCACAGAGGAAGGCAGCGATTACGACGATGATAGGCAAGTgatagacgatgatgaagagaCAAACTGCCCAG GAAAGCTTTACCCTGAGAGCGAAGCAGACGAGATAGAGCGCAAATGGGCAAAAAGCACCTTCCAACAGTTTGTAGAGTACACCAACATATGGGAGGAGATCATGGCCCTGGGAGATGAGGATGATACCCCTTTACCTCCTCGTCCTATGAAGGTGTTTCCTGACGCAACAGGTGCATGTGTTCTTGGGTTAGACTGCCACCACCGTGTTTACAGGACCCATGACACTTCTACCA CCCCATCAACTCTTGGGTACCGCACACCAGAAGCTATGCTACAGATATTTTCTTTGTGTTTGTCAAGCTCTGAGCCCTCGTGTCCCACTAGTGTGTATGGGATATTCGCCATTCGGGATAACTTTGACCCGCGCCGGAATTATGTCTTTAACCGCGCCAGGGTAGATGCTGTTGCGGTTCAGAAACAG GAATCCTTTGTCTTGCCTCTTTGTAGCCCATGCCGAGGAATGTATGTATCAGATAAGGCATTATTAGAAGTTGATCTTTGGGAAAATAAGGAAGGGGATGAATCAGCTGACAAGCAGCAAATCTCTGCATATGTTGAGATCAACATCGTTTTAGAACATGATTTCCTGTTTTGTGGACGGATTCCTGGTGATAAGTGTAATTTGGACATAACGTACACAGTTCTTTCAAGAAGTGTTGAGGCTGTAATACAAGTCTATGCAAAGGTTGACCATCCTCATCATGTGAGGTTCACGGCTTTTAGCACTGGATATTGTAAGGATGGAGTCATGCTGTTGGATGACAAACTATTTGGGAGCGAAAAATTATTCCAGCATATCGTCGCTGTGAAAGCAAATGAAGAGTTGGATGTTGTTTTAGAAGTGGACAATTCATTGTTCAAGTGGACTTTTCGGGATGAATATGTCGGCGCTGTTATCTCTCCTGATGACTCGATCTTTGACTATGGCTTGTTTTTTGTGAGGGTACTGTTTGCTCCAAAGGATTCTAATTGA